In one Corallococcus soli genomic region, the following are encoded:
- a CDS encoding glycosyltransferase — protein sequence MTNEMHPAAARPTRVAHVMYGLEMGGLEQLVVRLSEHGRSRGIESVVLALGPDGPVRELLQRANIPTVWLGGLAGMTPTAIRRLAQEVDAFGADVVHGHDVGPWLNAVATRTLRPRTPVLGTFHQTVEPQGKLRPAAMAAAVFTQSLVACGSEVRASLERWSPKLLSRVVTIENGVPLTVATGGEARRDARERLGLPQEATVVGYLGRLSEEKGPDLLVDAFLRHFAKEEDTHLVMIGPGPMEASLRARAAASPLAGRVHFTGALLEASKLLPAFDVYVQPSRREGRSLSLLEAMAVGLPTVSHTIPAIREVHRDGQTALLVPSGDVDALAGAVKRLAHDAQLRARLGEAAKVEAQRYSLSTMVDAYAKLYRGAAAHAQA from the coding sequence ATGACGAACGAAATGCACCCCGCGGCGGCGCGTCCCACGCGCGTGGCACACGTGATGTACGGCCTGGAGATGGGGGGCCTGGAGCAATTGGTCGTCCGCCTGTCCGAGCACGGCCGCTCCCGGGGCATCGAGTCCGTGGTGCTGGCCCTGGGGCCGGACGGTCCGGTGCGCGAGCTGCTCCAGCGCGCCAACATCCCCACCGTGTGGCTGGGCGGCCTGGCGGGCATGACGCCCACGGCCATCCGCCGGCTGGCGCAGGAAGTGGACGCCTTTGGCGCGGACGTGGTGCACGGCCATGACGTGGGCCCCTGGCTCAACGCGGTCGCCACCCGGACGTTGCGTCCGCGCACGCCCGTGCTGGGCACCTTCCATCAGACGGTGGAGCCGCAGGGCAAGCTGCGCCCCGCGGCGATGGCCGCCGCCGTCTTCACCCAGTCGCTGGTGGCGTGCGGCAGTGAGGTGCGCGCCAGCCTGGAGCGCTGGAGCCCGAAGCTGCTCTCGCGCGTGGTCACCATCGAGAACGGCGTGCCGCTCACCGTGGCCACGGGCGGGGAGGCCCGCAGGGACGCGCGCGAGCGCCTGGGGCTTCCGCAGGAGGCCACCGTGGTGGGCTACCTGGGGCGCCTCTCCGAGGAGAAGGGCCCGGACCTGCTGGTGGACGCCTTCCTGCGCCACTTCGCGAAGGAGGAGGACACGCACCTGGTGATGATTGGCCCCGGCCCGATGGAGGCCTCGCTGCGCGCCAGGGCCGCCGCGTCGCCGCTCGCCGGACGGGTGCACTTCACGGGCGCCCTGCTGGAGGCGAGCAAGCTGCTCCCCGCCTTCGACGTCTACGTGCAGCCTTCCCGCCGGGAGGGCCGCTCGCTGTCGCTGCTGGAGGCGATGGCGGTGGGGCTCCCCACGGTGTCGCACACCATTCCGGCCATCCGCGAGGTGCACCGCGATGGCCAGACGGCGCTCCTGGTTCCTTCCGGTGACGTGGACGCGCTCGCGGGCGCGGTGAAGCGGCTGGCCCACGACGCGCAGCTGCGTGCGCGCCTGGGCGAGGCCGCGAAGGTGGAGGCCCAGCGCTACTCGCTCTCCACCATGGTGGATGCGTACGCGAAGCTCTACCGGGGGGCCGCCGCGCACGCCCAGGCGTGA
- a CDS encoding DUF4082 domain-containing protein, translating to MFRRASRWAATFAVGITWALAGCGPSEPAPPTTPEATQGAQPLLAGERTLFGASALPAESAANDSAAVELGMRFRSDAAGRIMGVRFYKGAGNTGTHTGSLWSASGTLLATATFQGETASGWQEARFATPVTIAADTNYVVSYHAPAGHYAVTSSGFATALTAPPLHAAADVAGARNGLYRYGASGFPTDSYQASNYWVDVAFQPNDTTPPRAPTNATAAPNSPTAIDLTWYASVDGNGEMQGNARAHLVYRGSQLIAELPGTTLRYRDVGLTPATAYSYTVRGRDAAGNVGPASATVTATTLANSACNPCSLWNATTGTPWAINADTTPTEVGVKFQSDVAGTVTKVRYYKSSIDNGPHVGHLWSATGTLLATTEQAPAESGFGWRELTFTTPVSLAANTPYVVSYFATAGNYLITPYYFTTAGVDMPPLHAPSTLTSGGNGVRHLNGSAFPTEVWRDTNYWVDVTFIPAQSPPQTSVDLSVQQSFPAGAGANGDMLFYDITVTNHGTTTATDLTLDVPIPAGLNYFFYSATPAGNGGCSFFSDLRCTLTSLAPGASATFPVTAFPTASGTFQSVATVTAAQPDSVPGNNAHSLGIPVGPSTNLITFDTFPGQDEVLTGLHGPMHFSQSDWYIASPWGGFGTKSVSFNGGGLMQGRLSVFGQRRVLGMDAFTWDTGATLTLTCLDLPTLTFPLTAGQVTHVVTNWQQPCTVFTISTSNGWDTNLDNIQLSPRP from the coding sequence ATGTTTCGACGTGCATCACGCTGGGCCGCGACCTTCGCGGTGGGCATCACCTGGGCGCTCGCGGGCTGTGGTCCCTCGGAGCCCGCGCCGCCGACGACACCGGAGGCCACGCAGGGCGCGCAGCCGCTGCTGGCCGGAGAGCGCACGCTGTTCGGCGCCTCCGCGCTGCCGGCCGAGTCCGCCGCGAACGACAGCGCCGCGGTGGAGCTGGGCATGCGCTTCCGCAGCGACGCGGCCGGGCGCATCATGGGCGTGCGCTTCTACAAGGGCGCGGGCAACACGGGCACGCACACCGGCAGCCTGTGGTCCGCGTCCGGGACGCTGCTGGCCACCGCGACGTTCCAGGGTGAGACGGCCTCCGGCTGGCAGGAGGCGCGCTTCGCCACGCCGGTCACCATCGCCGCGGACACGAACTATGTCGTCTCGTACCACGCGCCCGCGGGGCACTACGCGGTGACGAGCAGCGGCTTCGCGACCGCGCTGACCGCGCCGCCCCTGCACGCGGCGGCGGACGTGGCGGGCGCGCGCAACGGCCTCTATCGCTACGGCGCCAGCGGCTTTCCGACCGACAGCTACCAGGCCAGCAACTACTGGGTGGACGTGGCCTTCCAGCCCAACGACACCACGCCCCCGCGCGCGCCCACCAACGCCACGGCGGCGCCCAACTCGCCCACCGCCATCGACCTGACGTGGTACGCCTCCGTGGACGGCAATGGCGAGATGCAGGGCAACGCGCGCGCGCACCTGGTGTACCGGGGCAGCCAGCTCATCGCGGAGCTGCCCGGCACCACCCTGCGCTACCGCGACGTCGGCCTGACGCCCGCCACCGCGTATTCGTACACCGTGCGCGGCCGTGACGCCGCCGGCAACGTGGGCCCCGCGTCCGCCACCGTCACCGCCACCACGCTGGCGAACAGCGCCTGCAACCCGTGCAGCCTGTGGAACGCCACGACGGGCACCCCCTGGGCCATCAACGCCGACACCACCCCCACCGAGGTGGGCGTGAAGTTCCAGTCGGACGTGGCGGGCACGGTGACGAAGGTGCGCTACTACAAGAGCAGCATCGACAACGGGCCGCACGTGGGCCACCTGTGGAGCGCCACCGGCACGCTGCTGGCCACCACCGAGCAGGCGCCCGCGGAGAGCGGCTTCGGCTGGCGCGAGCTGACGTTCACCACGCCGGTGAGCCTGGCGGCGAACACGCCCTATGTCGTGTCGTACTTCGCGACCGCGGGCAACTACCTCATCACGCCCTACTACTTCACCACGGCGGGCGTGGACATGCCGCCCCTGCACGCGCCGTCCACCCTCACGTCCGGCGGCAACGGCGTGCGCCACCTCAACGGCAGCGCCTTCCCCACGGAGGTGTGGCGCGACACCAACTACTGGGTGGACGTCACCTTCATCCCCGCCCAGTCCCCGCCGCAGACGTCCGTGGACCTGTCCGTGCAGCAGTCCTTCCCGGCGGGCGCGGGCGCCAACGGCGACATGCTGTTCTACGACATCACCGTGACGAACCACGGCACGACGACGGCCACCGACCTCACGCTGGACGTCCCCATCCCCGCCGGCCTCAACTACTTCTTCTACAGCGCGACGCCGGCAGGCAACGGCGGCTGCTCGTTCTTCAGCGACCTGCGGTGCACGTTGACCAGCCTGGCGCCGGGCGCGAGCGCCACGTTCCCGGTGACGGCCTTCCCCACGGCCTCCGGCACGTTCCAGAGCGTGGCCACCGTCACGGCGGCGCAGCCGGACTCCGTCCCCGGCAACAACGCCCACAGCCTGGGCATCCCCGTGGGCCCGTCCACCAACCTCATCACCTTCGACACGTTCCCCGGGCAGGATGAGGTCCTCACCGGCCTGCACGGCCCCATGCACTTCAGCCAGAGCGACTGGTACATCGCCTCGCCCTGGGGCGGGTTCGGCACGAAGAGCGTCTCCTTCAACGGCGGCGGCCTCATGCAGGGACGGCTGTCCGTGTTCGGCCAGCGGCGCGTGCTCGGCATGGACGCCTTCACCTGGGACACGGGCGCGACGCTCACCCTCACCTGTCTGGACCTGCCCACCCTCACCTTCCCCCTGACGGCGGGACAGGTGACCCACGTGGTGACGAACTGGCAGCAGCCCTGCACGGTCTTCACCATCTCCACATCCAACGGCTGGGACACCAACCTGGACAACATCCAGTTGTCGCCGCGCCCCTGA
- a CDS encoding RNA polymerase sigma factor encodes MTASNTQAAVHAVWRIESARLIAGLARMVRDVGQAEELAQDALVAALEKWPVSGVPDNPGAWLMATAKRRAIDEMRRHKLLARKHEELGHGLEEAEVPDLDAALDDDVGDDLLRLVFTSCHPVLSPEARVALTLRLLGGLTTEEIARAFLVPEPTVAQRIVRAKRTLAEKRVPFEVPRGEELAARLSSVLEVVYLVFNEGYSATAGDDWMRPELCADALRLGRILAELVPREPEVHGLVALMEIQASRSRARVGPSGEPVLLLEQNRALWDQLLIRRGLTALERAQKLEGMQGPYCVQAAIAACHARARTAEETDWRRIAELYALLARLVPSPVVELNRAVALGMAFGPAAGLELVDPLTTEPSLKHYHLLPSVRGDLLQKLGRLEEARAEFERAASLTRNAREQALLLARAEACTRLLPS; translated from the coding sequence GTGACGGCTTCCAACACACAGGCCGCGGTCCACGCGGTCTGGAGAATCGAGTCCGCCCGGCTCATCGCCGGTCTTGCACGCATGGTGCGCGACGTGGGGCAGGCGGAGGAACTGGCGCAGGACGCGCTCGTCGCCGCCCTGGAGAAGTGGCCGGTGTCGGGCGTGCCGGACAACCCCGGCGCCTGGCTCATGGCCACCGCGAAGCGCCGCGCCATCGACGAGATGCGCCGGCACAAGCTCCTGGCGCGCAAGCACGAGGAGCTGGGACACGGCCTGGAGGAGGCGGAGGTCCCGGACCTGGACGCGGCGCTCGACGACGACGTGGGGGACGACCTCCTGCGCCTGGTCTTCACCTCCTGTCACCCGGTGCTGTCGCCGGAGGCGCGGGTGGCGCTCACGCTGCGGCTGCTGGGCGGACTGACGACGGAGGAGATCGCCCGCGCGTTCCTCGTCCCGGAGCCGACGGTGGCCCAGCGCATCGTGCGAGCGAAGCGGACCCTGGCGGAGAAGCGCGTCCCCTTCGAGGTGCCCCGGGGCGAGGAGCTGGCCGCGCGGCTGTCCTCCGTGCTGGAGGTCGTCTACCTCGTTTTCAACGAGGGCTATTCGGCCACGGCCGGGGATGACTGGATGCGCCCGGAGCTGTGCGCGGACGCGCTGCGCCTGGGCCGCATCCTGGCGGAGCTGGTGCCGCGAGAGCCGGAGGTGCACGGGCTGGTGGCGCTGATGGAGATCCAGGCGTCCCGGTCCCGGGCGCGCGTGGGGCCCTCGGGCGAGCCCGTGCTGCTGCTGGAGCAGAACCGCGCGCTGTGGGATCAGCTCCTCATCCGCCGGGGCCTCACGGCGCTGGAGCGCGCGCAGAAGCTGGAGGGCATGCAGGGCCCGTACTGCGTGCAGGCGGCCATCGCCGCCTGTCATGCCCGGGCGCGCACGGCGGAGGAGACGGACTGGCGCCGCATCGCGGAGCTCTACGCCCTGCTCGCGCGGCTGGTGCCGTCGCCCGTGGTGGAGCTGAACCGCGCGGTCGCGCTGGGGATGGCGTTCGGTCCCGCCGCGGGGCTTGAACTCGTGGACCCGCTCACCACCGAACCCTCGCTCAAGCACTACCACCTGCTGCCGAGCGTGCGCGGCGACCTGCTCCAGAAGCTGGGGCGCCTGGAGGAGGCCCGGGCGGAGTTCGAGCGCGCGGCCTCGCTCACGCGCAACGCCCGTGAACAGGCGCTGCTGCTGGCGCGCGCCGAGGCCTGCACCCGGCTCCTCCCGTCGTAG
- a CDS encoding DEAD/DEAH box helicase, which yields MTSSRGRVVVIAPTRAACETIELATGLRLKTYLEEHHGERLRALARSGQGFGIVAGTGTGKTLAIRTIAEEILGRGNLTVAVVNREREATAETSLCDVLIVTTGIARRWFQDGAIRRDDTLIVDEIHQTSAELELCLALGKRVGCRFVWLSATVDPAFYASYLGSADVLRVTTFDPAKAARVIVEHRQSRAFLDEAFFRDVRRESRGVGVFLATRAAVEETATSVRDRYPDLHAAHYHGGEPLRAIRPFLEGTTPRPFLLAMTAAGQSALNVPGLDTVVIEDVRFTTRVEGGRNVLVRVHLGNNELLQMAGRVHGRVEGGRVFILSDRPVHFASLRPTEPEFQLAGEPERVALTAAALGVWADELELPVPLDRVAYRRALTRLQARHIVDGQGRLTDYGRAVEALPVDRPWAELIVNADDALIPFLAVCSSIDSLHRMTREERNLEEVLVPGSDHLTAYNLYAEAFRAAGAMGEAHGLPRHVFNAERLTAWADSRGVLVKAIEDAALALSSVYRSVGLPLPGQMPFANARIHQRFCDLLARYMPFDLVIDERTAWGDSARVSKSSVCGNLGAVAGVLRYFADRSGNSQAGIDGTQLPLTLLRKYAQRRAATPVYDPRARALVFEQQLDYFGFELMHEEEVLRSWGPELSGLARHALAEALARGEASHPAVDSHRVAIAQARELWRRSGGRTPRLGLPELTAHYEAQLDGVDSMEDFRDRMLFFNLDRFASPETRQALLALPDSVSVREQDVPLEYDVETDADGAPRGTVWLHLPEKLARTLVEEELPVLDRPARFCVARGRRGMVRAESLLEMQEMLDRPWMPDELAEEGRVRPTPGRRVWPEESGSAHGKRKGPGRRRRRY from the coding sequence GTGACCTCCTCGCGCGGGCGGGTGGTGGTCATCGCGCCCACGCGCGCCGCGTGCGAAACCATCGAGCTGGCGACCGGCCTGCGCCTCAAGACATACCTGGAGGAGCACCACGGGGAGCGGCTGCGGGCGCTGGCCCGGAGCGGCCAGGGGTTCGGCATCGTGGCGGGGACGGGGACGGGCAAGACGCTGGCCATCCGCACCATCGCGGAGGAGATCCTCGGCCGGGGCAACCTGACGGTGGCCGTGGTCAACCGCGAGCGCGAGGCCACGGCGGAGACGTCCCTGTGCGACGTGCTCATCGTCACCACCGGCATCGCGCGCCGGTGGTTCCAGGACGGCGCCATCCGGCGCGACGACACGCTCATCGTCGATGAAATCCACCAGACGTCCGCCGAACTGGAGCTGTGCCTGGCCCTGGGAAAGCGCGTGGGCTGCCGCTTCGTGTGGCTGTCCGCCACGGTGGATCCGGCCTTCTACGCCAGCTACCTGGGCAGCGCGGACGTGCTGCGGGTGACGACGTTCGACCCCGCGAAGGCGGCCCGGGTCATCGTGGAGCACCGGCAGTCGCGCGCATTCCTGGACGAGGCCTTCTTCCGGGACGTCCGCCGGGAGTCGCGCGGGGTGGGCGTCTTCCTGGCCACGCGCGCGGCGGTGGAGGAGACCGCCACCAGCGTGCGCGACCGCTACCCGGACCTGCACGCCGCCCACTACCACGGTGGTGAGCCGCTGCGCGCCATCCGCCCCTTCCTGGAGGGCACCACGCCCCGCCCGTTCCTGCTGGCGATGACGGCGGCCGGCCAGAGCGCCCTCAACGTGCCGGGGCTCGACACGGTGGTCATCGAGGACGTGCGCTTCACGACGCGCGTGGAGGGCGGGCGCAACGTGCTGGTGCGCGTGCACCTGGGCAACAACGAGCTGTTGCAGATGGCGGGGCGCGTGCACGGCCGCGTGGAGGGCGGACGCGTCTTCATCCTGAGCGACCGGCCCGTCCACTTCGCCTCGCTGCGGCCCACCGAACCGGAGTTCCAGCTTGCGGGAGAGCCGGAGCGGGTGGCGCTCACCGCCGCCGCGCTGGGGGTGTGGGCGGACGAGCTGGAGCTGCCGGTGCCCCTGGACCGCGTGGCCTACCGCCGCGCGCTGACGCGGTTGCAGGCGCGCCACATCGTGGACGGGCAGGGGCGGCTGACGGACTACGGCCGCGCCGTGGAGGCGCTGCCCGTGGACCGTCCGTGGGCGGAGCTCATCGTCAACGCGGACGACGCGTTGATCCCCTTCCTGGCCGTGTGCAGCAGCATTGATTCGCTGCACCGCATGACGCGCGAGGAGCGCAACCTGGAGGAGGTGCTCGTCCCCGGCAGCGACCACCTCACCGCCTACAACCTCTACGCGGAGGCCTTCCGCGCGGCGGGCGCGATGGGCGAGGCGCACGGGCTGCCGCGCCACGTCTTCAATGCGGAGCGGCTCACGGCCTGGGCGGACTCGCGCGGCGTCCTGGTGAAGGCGATTGAAGACGCGGCGCTCGCGCTCTCCAGCGTGTACCGCAGCGTGGGCCTGCCGCTGCCCGGGCAGATGCCCTTCGCGAACGCGCGCATCCACCAGCGCTTCTGCGACCTGCTCGCGCGCTACATGCCCTTCGACCTGGTCATCGACGAGCGCACCGCCTGGGGCGACTCCGCGCGGGTGTCCAAGTCCAGCGTGTGCGGCAACCTGGGCGCGGTGGCGGGCGTGCTGCGCTACTTCGCGGACCGCTCCGGCAACTCCCAGGCCGGCATCGACGGCACCCAGCTCCCCCTGACGCTCTTGCGCAAGTACGCCCAGCGCCGCGCGGCCACGCCCGTGTATGACCCGCGCGCCCGCGCGCTCGTGTTCGAGCAGCAGCTGGACTACTTCGGCTTCGAGCTGATGCACGAGGAGGAGGTGCTGCGCTCCTGGGGCCCGGAGCTGTCGGGGCTGGCCCGTCACGCGCTCGCGGAGGCCCTGGCCCGGGGGGAGGCCTCACACCCGGCGGTGGACAGCCACCGCGTGGCCATCGCCCAGGCCCGCGAGCTGTGGCGCCGCTCCGGGGGACGGACGCCGAGGCTGGGGCTGCCGGAGCTCACCGCGCACTACGAGGCCCAGCTGGACGGCGTGGATTCCATGGAGGACTTCCGCGACCGCATGCTGTTCTTCAACCTGGACCGGTTCGCCTCCCCTGAGACCCGCCAGGCGCTCCTGGCGCTGCCGGACTCGGTGTCCGTGCGCGAACAGGACGTCCCGCTGGAGTACGACGTGGAGACGGACGCGGACGGGGCACCGCGAGGCACGGTGTGGCTGCACCTGCCGGAGAAGCTCGCGCGCACGCTGGTGGAGGAGGAGCTGCCCGTGCTGGACCGTCCTGCCCGCTTCTGCGTGGCGCGGGGACGGCGCGGGATGGTCCGCGCGGAGTCGCTCCTGGAGATGCAGGAGATGTTGGACCGGCCGTGGATGCCGGACGAGCTGGCCGAAGAGGGCCGGGTGCGGCCCACGCCCGGACGGCGGGTCTGGCCGGAGGAGTCCGGGTCCGCGCACGGGAAGCGGAAGGGCCCCGGCAGGCGCAGGCGCCGGTACTGA
- a CDS encoding PDZ domain-containing protein, whose protein sequence is MPAALLLLSAATSLFTTTWLLAAAPFTVAVEPVGFSVRSNGEEVVITQVVPGGPAAREGLKAGMQIQNLVSPLRPGSHGPLTNMDEADLRTSLTPTWEEPLIIIVGTLQKNAMFTLQRTDKPPRVEFPVIPLPPEQVRLLTVHQQLLYTTLLSRVERGEPGPVQAPTLDIQQDNTAWVTQGQLQVVDEGGFTGQWVHPRFVLKSNCPERLEKLVVRGGAGRPQTLRPDPGSRRAAQQFTLDLPLWPVRDVTQGCAKGLTELTASVVAEVSCVNDPVLRKTLPLKLALTCDQPIAGWRVSRLLLNMGENDFLVGAQAVVPLEARLASLIPQATFVTVVEVDDKGKVTRRFATAPVTGKAKEAKEVKTEVALDTKTARTVRLAAELKFADGSTRLTPVESVDILTAEQKAKEERDWVEGNEKLRAFTARIQKERPDPCANVAATVEWIQQQPEVSHAWAPKDGHNFNYQVKGFDQPMIFMCHHR, encoded by the coding sequence ATGCCCGCCGCCCTCCTCCTGCTGAGCGCCGCCACCTCGCTGTTCACCACGACGTGGCTGCTGGCCGCCGCGCCCTTCACCGTCGCCGTGGAGCCCGTCGGGTTCTCCGTCCGCTCCAACGGCGAGGAGGTGGTCATCACCCAGGTCGTGCCGGGAGGCCCGGCTGCTCGCGAGGGCCTGAAGGCCGGGATGCAGATCCAGAACCTCGTCAGCCCGCTGCGCCCCGGCAGCCACGGGCCCCTCACGAACATGGACGAGGCGGACCTGCGGACCTCGCTCACACCCACCTGGGAGGAGCCGCTCATCATCATCGTGGGCACGCTCCAGAAGAACGCCATGTTCACCCTCCAGCGCACCGACAAGCCGCCCCGGGTGGAGTTCCCCGTCATCCCCCTGCCCCCGGAGCAGGTGCGGCTGCTCACCGTGCATCAGCAGTTGCTCTACACGACGCTGCTGTCGCGGGTCGAGCGCGGGGAGCCCGGCCCCGTGCAGGCGCCCACCCTCGACATCCAGCAGGACAACACCGCCTGGGTGACGCAGGGCCAGCTCCAGGTCGTGGACGAAGGCGGCTTCACGGGGCAGTGGGTCCATCCCCGGTTCGTCCTCAAGTCCAACTGTCCCGAGCGCCTGGAGAAGCTCGTGGTGCGCGGAGGCGCCGGCCGTCCCCAGACGCTGCGGCCCGACCCCGGCTCACGCCGCGCCGCCCAGCAGTTCACCCTGGACCTGCCGCTGTGGCCCGTCCGGGACGTCACCCAGGGCTGCGCGAAGGGACTCACGGAGCTCACGGCGTCCGTGGTCGCGGAGGTGTCCTGCGTGAACGACCCCGTCCTGCGCAAGACGCTGCCGCTGAAGCTGGCGCTGACGTGCGATCAGCCGATCGCGGGGTGGCGCGTGTCGAGGCTGCTGCTCAACATGGGTGAGAACGACTTCCTGGTGGGCGCACAGGCCGTGGTGCCGCTGGAGGCGCGGCTGGCCTCGCTCATTCCCCAGGCCACCTTCGTCACGGTGGTGGAGGTGGATGACAAGGGGAAGGTAACCCGCCGCTTCGCCACGGCGCCGGTGACCGGGAAGGCGAAGGAAGCGAAGGAGGTGAAGACGGAGGTGGCGCTCGACACGAAGACCGCGCGCACCGTGCGGCTGGCCGCCGAGCTGAAGTTCGCCGACGGCAGCACGCGGCTCACCCCCGTGGAGTCCGTGGACATCCTCACCGCAGAGCAGAAGGCGAAGGAGGAGCGGGACTGGGTAGAGGGCAACGAGAAGCTGCGGGCCTTCACCGCCCGGATCCAGAAGGAGCGCCCGGACCCCTGCGCCAACGTCGCCGCCACGGTGGAGTGGATCCAGCAGCAGCCCGAGGTGTCCCACGCCTGGGCGCCGAAGGACGGCCACAACTTCAACTACCAGGTGAAGGGCTTCGATCAGCCCATGATCTTCATGTGCCACCACCGGTAG
- the fusA gene encoding elongation factor G, producing MSRTTRIERYRNIGIMAHIDAGKTTLTERVLFFTGRIHAMGEVHSGSTEMDWMPEEKKRGITITSAATTAFWEPRHGRAAGALHRINIIDTPGHVDFTIEVERSLRVLDGAVAVLDASQGVEPQSEAVWRQADRYGVPRIVFINKMDKVGADFAMSVKSLEEKLGANPVAVQWPLGDGADFLGLVDLVRMRVVRFDGEDGGFSDDAPVSGALLEEVLPLRLKLIEACADVDATVLEKFVEGRLEDITVEDLERALRSGTLARTLVPVLCGSAFKKKGVQMLLDAVVNYLPAPSDLASVEGCVPGTDEKVSRPVSDAAPPAALAFKLMSDKSVGGIVFLRVYSGTLRAGTVLLNPATGRKERVGRLMFMHANRREEVAEVHAGDLCAALGLKGVRTGDTLCDPDAPVVLESLGVMEPVVQLAVEARSPGELPKLEEGLQRLAAEDPSLRVGVDPESGQVLLSGMGELHLEVIVERLRTEFGVEARVGQPKVAYRDTLGRTVRQEYRHVRQSGGPGQYARVVLDVGPAPRGAGLVFVDATKGGTIPRELIPAIEKGVAGAMARGLRDGVPLVDVEVRLVDGDTHVKDSTPQAFAVAGSMALQEAARRAGLVGLEPVMEVEVTTPEAFLGDVLGDLSARRGRVLGMEAKGPARSVSARVPMARLFGYVTSLRGRTQGRAQASMRLGAYEPVPEALHASVSEARA from the coding sequence ATGTCCCGCACCACGCGCATCGAGCGGTATCGCAACATCGGCATCATGGCCCACATCGACGCGGGCAAGACGACGCTCACCGAGCGCGTCCTCTTCTTCACCGGGCGCATCCACGCCATGGGCGAGGTGCACTCCGGCTCCACGGAGATGGACTGGATGCCGGAGGAGAAGAAGCGCGGCATCACCATCACCTCCGCGGCCACCACGGCCTTCTGGGAGCCTCGACATGGGCGCGCCGCGGGCGCGCTCCACCGCATCAACATCATCGACACGCCGGGCCACGTGGACTTCACCATCGAGGTGGAGCGGTCGCTGCGCGTGCTCGACGGCGCGGTGGCGGTGCTCGACGCCAGCCAGGGCGTGGAGCCCCAGTCGGAGGCGGTGTGGCGGCAGGCGGACCGCTACGGCGTGCCGCGCATCGTGTTCATCAACAAGATGGACAAGGTGGGCGCGGACTTCGCCATGAGCGTGAAGTCCCTGGAGGAGAAGCTGGGCGCGAATCCAGTGGCCGTGCAGTGGCCCCTGGGCGACGGCGCGGACTTCCTCGGCCTCGTGGACCTGGTGCGCATGCGGGTCGTCCGCTTCGACGGCGAGGACGGTGGTTTCAGTGACGACGCTCCCGTGTCGGGGGCGCTCTTGGAAGAGGTGCTGCCGCTGCGCCTGAAGCTCATCGAGGCGTGCGCGGACGTGGACGCCACGGTGCTGGAGAAGTTCGTGGAAGGGCGGTTGGAGGACATCACCGTGGAGGACCTGGAGCGCGCGCTGCGCTCGGGCACCCTCGCGCGGACCCTGGTGCCGGTGCTGTGCGGGTCGGCCTTCAAGAAGAAGGGAGTGCAGATGCTGCTGGACGCCGTCGTCAACTACCTGCCCGCGCCGTCGGACCTCGCTTCCGTGGAGGGCTGTGTGCCGGGCACCGATGAGAAGGTGTCCCGTCCCGTGTCCGACGCGGCGCCCCCCGCCGCCCTGGCGTTCAAGCTGATGAGCGACAAGTCCGTGGGCGGCATCGTGTTCCTGCGCGTGTACTCCGGCACGCTGCGCGCGGGCACCGTGCTGCTCAACCCCGCGACCGGCCGCAAGGAGCGGGTGGGCCGCCTGATGTTCATGCACGCCAACCGCCGCGAGGAGGTGGCGGAGGTGCACGCGGGCGACCTCTGCGCGGCGCTCGGCCTCAAGGGCGTGCGCACGGGCGATACGCTGTGCGACCCGGACGCGCCCGTGGTGCTGGAGTCGTTGGGGGTGATGGAGCCCGTGGTGCAGCTCGCCGTGGAGGCGCGCTCGCCCGGGGAGCTGCCGAAGCTGGAGGAGGGACTGCAGAGGCTGGCGGCGGAGGATCCGTCGCTGCGCGTGGGCGTGGATCCGGAGAGCGGCCAGGTGCTGCTGTCCGGCATGGGTGAGCTGCACCTGGAGGTCATCGTGGAGCGGTTGAGGACGGAGTTCGGCGTGGAGGCGCGCGTGGGACAGCCCAAGGTGGCCTACCGCGACACGCTCGGGCGCACGGTGCGTCAGGAGTACCGCCACGTCCGCCAGTCCGGCGGACCCGGACAGTACGCGCGCGTGGTGCTGGACGTGGGGCCGGCGCCGCGAGGGGCGGGGCTCGTCTTCGTGGACGCCACGAAGGGCGGCACCATCCCACGGGAGCTGATCCCCGCCATCGAGAAGGGCGTGGCCGGGGCCATGGCGCGAGGCCTGCGCGATGGCGTGCCCCTGGTGGACGTGGAGGTGCGGCTGGTGGACGGCGACACGCACGTGAAGGACTCCACGCCGCAGGCGTTCGCCGTCGCGGGCTCGATGGCGCTCCAGGAGGCCGCGCGGCGGGCGGGGCTCGTGGGGTTGGAGCCGGTGATGGAGGTGGAGGTCACCACGCCCGAGGCGTTCCTGGGCGACGTGCTGGGGGACCTGTCCGCGCGGCGGGGCAGGGTGCTGGGCATGGAGGCGAAGGGCCCGGCGCGGAGCGTCTCCGCGCGCGTGCCCATGGCGCGCCTCTTCGGCTACGTGACGTCGCTGCGGGGCCGCACGCAGGGCCGCGCCCAGGCCAGCATGCGCCTGGGGGCGTACGAGCCGGTGCCCGAAGCGCTCCATGCGTCCGTGTCCGAAGCGCGGGCGTGA